The DNA window CTCAGAGGACACGACTCAGACCTCcacggtgacctaaatgggaagaaagtccaaaaaaagaggggctataatatagctgattcactttgctgtacagtagaaactaacacaacatgtaaggcaactatactccaataaaaatgttaaaaaataaagaatgatactTGAGATAGACTCTAGTTTGAGATTTAATGTTAATTCACCCAGTGAACCTATCAGCAGTCAAAAACCAAGACTGGACCTAGATcaggaataaataaatgtttgtgtaGAATACTCCTTTACAACCTTAGCGGAATTAAACAAGGTAGAGCAAAGTTTAGAATATGGAGGGTAAGCATTGTGGGAAAAGGATGTGTGTACAGATGGGTTTATTTGTAAACTATGAGACTTCCCCAGTTGGGATGGCTGTTAGAGGGGCCATTTCTCAATTTATCCTACAGCTGCAAGCTCTCTGGTCCTTGGACAGTCTCTAGAAGATGAGGATCTGAAATTATTCTTGTTGTAAATACATTGCTGACCAACTGGATACTTTATGAGAAATAATTCTCAACCCATGACTCCCCCACACTAATACATTTCATTGTCATTATTCTTTTGAAAATCACTCAAGCTTATCAGGATTTAATTATGCCATGAAGAAAttctccctcccctttccctctaTAACTATAAAACACATTTCCTCACCAATGACCATGGTTGAGTGAAGGCAATACCAGAGTGAAGAGGATTATTTACTTGAATCCACTTAGCTCAGCTGCTTCTCTCCCCAGAATAATTCTGAAGTGTTGAATATCTACCACAGTTAATAATCTTCCCTGCATTAGAAAACAAAGCAATACACAAAACATTCCAAGGTTCAAGATATGCTGAATGTCTGCTATCATATTCTATATAAAAGGTATCCTGGAAACTTAGCAATGAGGTAGCCTTGGCTGGAATTTTCAGATGCCTCTGCTTGGAGTCTGGTTAATTGCAAAAAGTGTTAGTGACTTTCACTGGTAAATAGAAATGGAATattgcctgccatatcagtaaacaaaggatgtcacaaTCATCAGCAGTTACAGCACTCCAACAGGCGCTGATGAGCCCTGAAGGAActcacaaaggaaaagaatacctgccatGGAGCAGCTTTAGACAGCAGCCATTCCCcaaggtgagccctgaggaaactcaatatgtgaaaaagaaaagatactggCCCCTGATAAGAGCTGAGGTGCaggtgcacatcaaaggaatgatttcagtgagtccaGACTCTACTATCatcccatatatagaaaactgcTAACTTCCTTCACTTGGGATatatggttttctttaattaacaataaatttttgacattcagactacctgcccaTTGTTGCAAAACTTTTATATAATCTGGTTCCCCACTTTGCCTCCTTGGAATTCTTTCAGGGTttcttgagatgctgcctccagggcctgaagtcctaaaaattcctgtAATATGGAACTAGCCTTATAAAACCCCACACTCCATGTAATATGgaactaaggcaatggcaccccactccagtactcttgcctggaaaatcccatggatggaggagcctggtaggctgcaatccatggagtcgttaagagttggacatgactgagcaacttcactttcccttttcactttcatgcattggagaaggaaatggcaacccactccagtgttcttgcctggagaatcccagggatgggggagcctggtgggctgactatagtcggacacgacaagcaatttagcagcagcagcagtcttcttCTCCAATATAACTGTCAGTGGAAAGTGCTTTGAGTAAGGAATtacttaaaaacaataaaaaaagcaCCAGAAACTTTTCATTCCTAACAGCAAATATCTACTTTTTTACAACTGGGTCCAGGTCTTTTCTTTGACTATTTCTCCAGAGTGGGGTTCACACCACCTTTGTGACACAGGTTGCAACTCTGAGCAACTCTGCTGCAACTCTCATGCAGCTGCTGAGggggacagagtaaagggacaaagtaggtaattaaatagttaatcccactagggaactgtaagaaaatatatggaagacctctgtaagttaatgatcactTTAGAAaacaggtttgcttaaccacaaaaccaagcaggcttgcttagcaacaagcCATGAAGCACAAGAATGAGTTatgcccccaaacaataaaacactggtggcatgagacccacatcctgcccGGGAAGCTTAGTAAGTTAATGGCCCTTAGGACACACTCTCTGCACACATAAAACACAATAATTTATGGAAAGGTGACATTTCAAAGTGAAAGAACCTCATTGTACTGAAAcctgaaataatttttccataaTGCCAATGACATTCCAGCTTGACCATGGAGCGACAAGAAAACGCCCCTGCCAACATGGAGGAAGAGGTGGTGACGGAAGCATGATCTCTTCTCAAAAGTGAGGAAGAAAGCAGTTTTCttccctccccacttttcctttgattataaaactataGTCCACTAAGTTCTTGGTGCAGCACTCTCTCGCTGGCCCTcttgtaagcctcacaagcatcctatCCTAAGAAGTCGCTTCTTATCTATCAGTTTGTCTCTTGAATTCTTTCTATGCTGAGACATAAAAGATTGGTGCTCTTCTGAGTTCCCCAAAACACAACCTAAtgctttcacttccatgcatgCTCCCCACGTCCAGCTTCCTTAAAGTGGAGCAAGATTGTAGAAAACGTTAAGCACAAACAGAGCAACCTGAAAGTCATATCCTTCTGGATTTTAATGAAGTTCCAATTAGCTTTTGTAActgtctcagaattttcttttaacaGGGTCATCTGTGGATGACTAGCAATATCACCGTCAGTTGGGAGCAAGGTCAGGCCCCACCCAGACCTGCAGAATCAGATCTGCCTTCTAATACCATCTCTGGGTGATTTGTATGTATATTAAAATCTGATTGGTACTGATGTAGCCTTCACATATGTCAGTAGCAGTTTTTAAAGAGATCTATCCATGCTTCTTTCTGCCCTCATATTTTACATTATGTACTATTTAACTGAATTATGTAATTATAACAAATAAGCATTACTGGCACAAACAAGTTTGGGAGAATAtataactgactctttggaagtATTTAACTCACCCAGTGGGAGGGGACATGAGTGGTGTGGTTAGCTGAGGGCTCATCACACTGTGGGCACCATTTCAGATGTCTGACAGAGAAGACAGTTTTTATTAATTCAGAGAGTAGCTTAAAGGTAGACAGTTTACAACCACCAGTACTggtgtggggccctaaatgggaaaccttaaaaaagaagggctagctttgcggtttagagctaagatggcaCCTGGTGGAAGAGATGAGGGCGTGGCCTgttgtttgtcaaaacttttgattggctctcttgatttccatgCACGTGGACAGCGCGTGATCACCATGGACTCCTGTTACAATGAAGGTGCAtgacaatttgacctttaacgtgattggtgcaactatggaaagtccctcgcaaaacccccttgcttgcctatataaaccaagaatTTGTGGCAATAAAACGGAACTGTTTAGATGGAACCCCTGTCACTCgctgaggggctgggttggcagcAAGCTCACCTCTCCTCGagacccctcggctttgctgagggaagttccactgtcTCTCTTTGTGGAGCGCCCCCCGCAGAAactggcgcccaacgtggggcacGAAGTGAACGGACAGAGGTGGTGTCACCTTGCGGCTCTGAAAGAAGGAGCAACGAAGGACCCTAGGCTGGTCGCAGCACGGAGCTCCCCTTTAGAGGAGTATTGCCCGAGGTAAGCCGGACTTCAAGGTGGGCCCCCCTCTGTTTTGAGGGAAGTGGCAAAAAACTCTCctgacttattttctttcttttcttctattctgaTCTGTCCTTAACTCCCTTTTCGGGAGTTTCAGTGAACAGGCGAACGGTTGTGGAGGCAATTGATAAGTCCTGGCTAGGGCCACTCTCTGATGGACTTTGAAGGCCCCGCAACAAGTGAGCCTCCGTAACTAGAGCCCGACTGGGTGAAACTCTCCTTTAATCATTCTTAACTGAAGACATGGCCTAGAATCTTCCCTGTGGGCAtgggtcaggcacttaaaggccATTAGGGCGCCTGCCACTTGAAAACTCCTGTGACAGGATAAGGGGGTCATGGAACAGGCTAGAAACCTCTAGGGTGCCCGCCCCCAACAAGAAAACTTCCGTGCAATGACGCAGGCACATAAACAGTTTCAAAAGCATACCACGAGCCCAATTTTCTGGCCACCGCCTCTCCTGGTAGGATTTTTGGTGGTTGTTCTCAGTgacttttctttctattctctctcGGCAGCGTGGGAAATAATACCAGGAAATCTGATGAGCCCGCACTCAGGGCACTGAGATATATGCTCATAAGCAGGGGACTTGAGATTTCTGACGCTCAGGCCATTAAGGTATGGGGGACCATTGTATGGTTAGCCCCCTGGGTTGCTTCGGCCAATCTGTTCTCTTGGGACACTTGAGATCAAGTACAAACCCTTGCTAGGCAGTGAGAGGTTCAAAATGGTGAGGAGCCCCCCTTAGGGTTCTGTCTGACCATTTTGGCCCTCAAGCTCTGCTTTTCATGGAGTGAGGAGCATGTCACTGATACGCGTACCCCtaattcaaaatcagaaaaacaatgggaaaagtaTCATGCGGAATGGGTCATGTCGGACCAaaatacagcaaaagagactGTAGGGAATAAACACTCTAGAGCGAATAGTGGGCCATGGGAGCCTTTCAGGGATGATAAAGGGGCAGAAGAGAATAGAGACCCCTCTGATGCCTTGGGACCAGGAGCCCAGGGGAGAGATCtgtgcccctccctgcctcccccatttGAGGAAATTTCGGGAGCACCTTGGGTGGGAAAGACCGTGAGGTCACCTTGGGAAGGGAGAACCTATCCCGGGGACCCTTGGAGATCCTCGCTGCCCTTTACCAGCCCGACCCAAGCCTTTCCTGTAAACGTTAACCCAGGGGGGAATAGGCCAGCAGCCTGGTACCCCTGGGAGGCCAATGATTTAAAAGAGCTCAAAAAGGCAGTGGCAGAGAATGGCCTGAACTCCCCGTGGACAGAAACTATTCTCCAGGGCCTGGCTCATCAACCTTGTATGACCCAGGACTGGAAGATGCTATGTAAGGCAGTGCTCCCCAGTAACACCTACATCAAATGGTGTGCCTTTCTCAAGGAAGAGTGTCATGCTCAGGCAGAAAGAAATCAAGCTGCCAATCCTGCTATCCCAGTGACTTTCTGGATGTTGTCAGATCAATGGAGTACAGGACCTCAACAGGCCACCATTCCTGCTCCTTATAAAGATCAAGTATGGTCCATATGTTTGGCTGCCTGGAAAAAGCTTGTGGAGGGCCCCAGTGAGCCCCCTATATCGGGCatcactcaaaaaaataaagacctcTCCACCTTCATAGATCGGGTGGAAAAGAGTATACAGAGAAAATTCCCTCTGGGGCCCCTGAGAGATCAATTTGTTAGGCTATTAGTCTGGGAAGGGATGAACTCAGACCATAAGTTGGCTTGTGCAGGACAGAAAGACCGCTCTATGGAGCGATGGATTGTAGCCACCAAAGACGTGGGGACACAGAGCCATCAGACCCGCTCTATTTCGACTGCCCTTCAGGCTCAGACTGAAGCCCTTACCAAGGTGATGACCAAGGCCCTCTCTGCTATCATGGCCTCTGGGGGGACCACATCCAAGGGACCCCAGCCCTATATGGGTGCCAGCAAGGAATCTTCAATTTACACAAGAGAGGTCAAATTTCAAAACTGACACAGATTAAAAGCGACACTCACATATTGAGCCCAAGAACAAAAAGTTCCTGAGGcgatcttttcttccctttcagatCGATGAGGCGACCGTGGTGGACACTGCTCCTGGTGATAGTCGGATTACCTATCCTCTCCTTGCTGACCTTCGTCATTGCCATGGCTGTGCAACAGTTTTTAGCATCTTTGAAGCCTGGGTTTAACGACACACAAGGCCATCAACCATGAGGGTACAACAGTGTCAGCATTCATGCTAAGAGTTCAACAAGCTCAGACCATCGAGGTTATAAACAACATATCCACTGCCTCTGCTTGAGGATTTCAAACCAACTCGAACACCTGAGATTCGCCATAATGGGACTCCAACAACAGCTTGATCTCCATGCCAGAGCGATCGAGACATTGAGTGTCTTGGCGTGCATAGACTGCGATGTGAGATACCCCAGCTTTTGTCTGACAGCTTTTCCAGTGTTAAATGACTCTTAACAGGTGAGAAAGGGAGCAACAGATCTATGGGACTGGGTACAAAGTCCATTTACCTGGTTTAAAAATGCCttctatttgcttgtttttgttattcTGCTTGTAAtgttaaaggtaaaaaaaatctcACAGTCTGCAATAGGCGCTTACAGCAAAAAAGTTATGCTTGCCCAGGTCATGGAAAAGGAGCCCCACATTAGGCACCCACAAAACCCCTGGATTAATTTAGCCCTTCAAGAGATTAACCGAGACAGATAAAGAGTTCCAGATTCCCATCATCTAGAGAGATTCTGCCTAGCCCCCAAGAGGTGGCTGGATAGCCAATGACGGGTaagaccctcagaggagggcaacctAAGACGGGCACAGCCATGAGAGGGGCTGGCGAGGCTGGAGGTTGGCCGCCTACAGCTTTATGCCTTGCTCTACAGAACATCAATATAAATGTCTCAagggcttaaataaaataaaaaagggagatgtggggccctaaatgggaaaccttaaaaaagaagggctagctttgtggtttagagctaagatggcgcctggTGGAAGAGATGAGGGCGTGGCCTAAgttgtttgtcaaaacttttgattggctctcttgatttccctgC is part of the Ovis aries strain OAR_USU_Benz2616 breed Rambouillet chromosome 4, ARS-UI_Ramb_v3.0, whole genome shotgun sequence genome and encodes:
- the LOC106990358 gene encoding endogenous retrovirus group K member 5 Gag polyprotein-like, which gives rise to MSDQNTAKETVGNKHSRANSGPWEPFRDDKGAEENRDPSDALGPGAQGRDLCPSLPPPFEEISGAPWVGKTVRSPWEGRTYPGDPWRSSLPFTSPTQAFPVNVNPGGNRPAAWYPWEANDLKELKKAVAENGLNSPWTETILQGLAHQPCMTQDWKMLCKAVLPSNTYIKWCAFLKEECHAQAERNQAANPAIPVTFWMLSDQWSTGPQQATIPAPYKDQVWSICLAAWKKLVEGPSEPPISGITQKNKDLSTFIDRVEKSIQRKFPLGPLRDQFVRLLVWEGMNSDHKLACAGQKDRSMERWIVATKDVGTQSHQTRSISTALQAQTEALTKVMTKALSAIMASGGTTSKGPQPYMGASKESSIYTREVKFQN